One Burkholderia cepacia genomic window carries:
- a CDS encoding amino acid ABC transporter permease, which translates to MSYQLQFGELAEYAGVFASGATITLALTAVATVLGVAIGVLGAAAYSADAPVAMRLRPLIGAYVEAIRNTPFVVQLFFIFFGLPALGVHIDEYTAAILAMTLNLGAYSVEIVRAGVAAVPNGHLEAASALAMSRAQMLRHVVLPQALAKVFPALSSQIVITMLGSAVVSQISVADLTYAAGYIQSRNFRAFETYFVITLAYLAMALLLRGALGTMGRRLFSRRVRGAR; encoded by the coding sequence ATGAGCTATCAGCTTCAATTCGGCGAGCTTGCCGAATACGCCGGCGTGTTCGCGAGCGGCGCGACGATCACGCTCGCGCTGACCGCGGTCGCAACCGTGCTCGGCGTGGCGATCGGCGTGCTCGGCGCGGCCGCGTACAGCGCCGACGCGCCCGTGGCCATGCGGCTGCGCCCGCTGATCGGCGCGTACGTCGAGGCGATCCGCAATACGCCGTTCGTCGTCCAGCTGTTCTTCATCTTCTTCGGATTGCCCGCGCTCGGCGTGCACATCGACGAATACACGGCCGCGATTCTCGCGATGACGCTCAATCTCGGCGCGTACTCGGTCGAGATCGTGCGCGCGGGCGTCGCCGCCGTCCCGAACGGGCATCTGGAGGCGGCATCCGCGCTTGCGATGTCGCGCGCGCAGATGCTGCGCCACGTTGTGCTGCCGCAGGCGCTCGCCAAGGTGTTTCCCGCGCTCTCGAGCCAGATCGTGATCACGATGCTCGGTTCGGCGGTGGTGTCGCAGATCTCGGTGGCTGACCTGACCTATGCGGCGGGCTACATCCAGTCGCGCAACTTCCGCGCATTCGAGACGTATTTCGTCATCACGCTCGCGTATCTGGCGATGGCGCTGCTGCTGCGTGGCGCGCTCGGCACGATGGGGCGCCGGCTGTTCTCCCGCCGCGTGCGAGGTGCGCGATGA
- a CDS encoding transporter substrate-binding domain-containing protein — protein sequence MSPTTRPFPRRTWLAALIAAPVMALFAAAPAHADALDTIAKNGALRVAVPEDYPPFGSVGTDMQPQGYDIDMAGVLAKALGVKLKLVPVNSANRIPYLTTNKVDMVISSLGKTPEREKVIDFSTAYAPYFQGVFGPADVKVSAPDDLTGKTVGATRGALEEIALSQLAPNATIKRFDDNNATIQAFLSGQVQLIAAGNIVAAAILAKNPPRRPEVKFVLKNSPCFVGVNKNEPRLLAKIDDAIAHAKQDGTLGAMSRKWLGQPLPAGL from the coding sequence GTGAGCCCGACGACCCGACCGTTTCCCCGACGCACCTGGCTGGCTGCGTTGATCGCCGCACCCGTGATGGCGCTGTTCGCCGCCGCGCCGGCTCATGCCGATGCGCTCGATACCATCGCGAAAAACGGCGCGCTGCGCGTCGCGGTGCCCGAGGACTATCCGCCTTTCGGCTCGGTCGGCACGGACATGCAGCCGCAGGGCTATGACATCGACATGGCCGGCGTGCTCGCCAAGGCGCTCGGCGTCAAGCTGAAGCTGGTGCCCGTGAACAGCGCCAACCGGATTCCGTACCTGACGACCAACAAGGTCGACATGGTGATTTCGTCGCTCGGCAAGACCCCGGAGCGCGAGAAGGTCATCGACTTCTCGACCGCGTACGCGCCGTATTTCCAGGGCGTGTTCGGGCCGGCTGACGTGAAGGTGAGCGCACCCGACGACCTGACCGGCAAGACGGTCGGCGCCACGCGCGGCGCGCTCGAGGAGATTGCGCTGTCGCAGCTCGCGCCGAACGCGACGATCAAGCGCTTCGACGACAACAATGCGACGATCCAGGCGTTCCTGTCGGGGCAAGTGCAACTGATCGCCGCCGGCAACATCGTCGCGGCGGCGATTCTCGCGAAGAATCCGCCGCGTCGGCCCGAGGTCAAGTTCGTGCTCAAGAATTCGCCATGCTTCGTCGGCGTCAACAAGAACGAACCGCGCCTGCTCGCGAAGATCGACGATGCGATCGCGCATGCGAAGCAGGACGGCACGCTGGGCGCGATGTCGAGGAAGTGGCTTGGCCAGCCACTGCCGGCCGGCCTGTGA
- the ansP gene encoding L-asparagine permease → MASLPEPSTTGETDKRSWLESHEAGYHKTLGNRQVQMIAIGGAIGTGLFLGAGARLQAAGPSLAIVYLVCGAFSFLILRALGELVMHRPSSGSFVSYAREFLGEKASFVAGWMYFLNWAMTGIVDITAVALYMHYWAPFSGVPQWIFALAALCIVATMNLIGVKWFAEMEFWFALIKVAAIVLFLAIGSVILGTGGHVAGHDTGMHLITDNGGFFPHGLMPALVLVQGVVFAFAGVELVGTAAGECKDARKVLPRAINNVIWRIAIFYVASVVLLVCLLPWSAYKAGQSPFVTFFGALGVPGIGSVMNLVVLTAALSSLNSGLYSTGRVLRSLAMGGSAPAFLGKMSGQSVPYAGILVTVAIYVVGVLLNYLVPSSVFEIVLNIASLGIISTWAFIVVCQTKFRAAVARGEVDDVSFRMPGAPVTSWLTLLFLFGVLVLMAFDYPNGTWTIASIPLVALLLVVGWKWLSGRAHRASLKPTIPSVTLTQQVLEKGNN, encoded by the coding sequence ATGGCATCGCTTCCCGAACCGTCGACAACGGGCGAAACCGACAAACGCAGCTGGCTCGAATCCCACGAGGCCGGCTATCACAAGACCCTCGGCAATCGACAGGTGCAGATGATCGCGATCGGCGGCGCAATCGGTACCGGCCTGTTCCTCGGCGCGGGCGCGCGCCTGCAGGCCGCCGGGCCGTCGCTCGCGATCGTCTATCTGGTGTGCGGCGCGTTTTCCTTCCTGATCCTGCGCGCGCTCGGCGAACTCGTGATGCATCGCCCGAGCAGCGGCAGCTTCGTGTCGTATGCGCGCGAATTCCTGGGCGAGAAAGCGTCGTTCGTCGCCGGATGGATGTATTTCCTGAACTGGGCGATGACCGGCATCGTCGACATCACCGCGGTCGCGCTCTACATGCATTACTGGGCGCCGTTTTCAGGCGTGCCGCAGTGGATCTTCGCGCTCGCCGCGCTGTGCATCGTCGCGACGATGAACCTGATCGGCGTGAAGTGGTTCGCCGAGATGGAATTCTGGTTTGCGTTGATCAAGGTCGCCGCGATCGTGCTGTTTCTCGCGATCGGCAGCGTGATCCTCGGCACCGGCGGGCACGTCGCAGGCCATGACACGGGCATGCACCTGATCACCGACAACGGCGGGTTCTTCCCGCACGGGCTGATGCCGGCGCTGGTGCTGGTGCAGGGCGTGGTGTTCGCGTTCGCGGGCGTCGAACTGGTCGGCACCGCCGCCGGCGAATGCAAGGACGCGCGCAAGGTGCTGCCGCGCGCGATCAACAACGTGATCTGGCGCATCGCGATCTTCTACGTCGCGTCGGTCGTCCTGCTGGTCTGCCTGCTGCCGTGGAGCGCGTACAAGGCGGGCCAGAGCCCGTTCGTCACGTTTTTCGGCGCGCTCGGCGTGCCCGGCATCGGCTCGGTGATGAACCTGGTGGTGTTGACCGCGGCGCTGTCGAGTCTCAACTCGGGACTGTATTCGACCGGGCGCGTGCTGCGTTCGCTCGCAATGGGCGGCTCGGCCCCGGCGTTCCTCGGGAAGATGAGCGGGCAATCCGTGCCGTATGCGGGCATCCTCGTGACGGTCGCGATCTACGTGGTCGGCGTGCTGCTCAACTACCTGGTGCCGTCGAGCGTGTTCGAGATCGTGCTGAACATCGCGTCGCTCGGCATCATCAGTACGTGGGCATTCATCGTCGTGTGCCAGACGAAGTTCCGTGCGGCGGTCGCGCGCGGCGAGGTGGACGACGTGTCGTTCAGGATGCCCGGCGCGCCCGTGACGTCATGGCTGACGCTGCTGTTCCTGTTCGGCGTGCTGGTCCTGATGGCATTCGACTATCCGAACGGCACGTGGACGATCGCGTCGATCCCGCTCGTCGCGCTGCTGCTCGTGGTCGGCTGGAAGTGGCTGAGCGGCCGCGCGCACCGCGCGTCGCTCAAGCCGACGATTCCGTCGGTCACGCTGACACAGCAAGTGCTCGAGAAGGGCAACAACTAA
- a CDS encoding IS66 family transposase, with amino-acid sequence MALNAFLDDIYHRQEIVRAGIVPKHLIAHNDAFLPEMIDFRPPGNVYTHIIGVDIVRTGENQFYVLEDNARTPTDATRQVLELIGELYGIEADIRGQPAAERLRVRREKSAPLLAAIKAWMMDKLATLSKKSELAKAIRYSLNQWEALMLYCEEGRAEISNALAENALRCVSLGRKNFLFAGSDSGGERAVAMYGLIGTCKLNGINPRAYLEYVLTHIADHPINRIDELLPWNVAKKLPRQPDPAPSPA; translated from the coding sequence ATGGCGCTCAATGCCTTCCTCGACGACATCTACCACCGCCAGGAAATCGTGCGCGCCGGGATCGTGCCGAAGCACCTGATCGCGCACAACGACGCGTTCCTGCCCGAGATGATCGACTTCCGGCCGCCCGGCAACGTCTACACGCACATCATCGGCGTGGACATCGTGCGCACCGGCGAGAACCAGTTCTACGTGCTCGAGGACAACGCGCGCACGCCGACCGACGCGACCCGACAGGTACTCGAATTGATCGGCGAACTCTACGGCATCGAGGCCGATATCCGCGGACAACCCGCCGCTGAACGACTGCGCGTGCGGCGGGAGAAAAGCGCGCCGCTGCTGGCAGCCATCAAGGCGTGGATGATGGACAAGCTCGCGACGCTGTCGAAGAAATCCGAGCTGGCCAAGGCAATCCGTTACTCGCTCAACCAGTGGGAGGCGCTCATGCTGTACTGCGAAGAGGGCCGTGCCGAGATCAGCAACGCCTTGGCCGAAAACGCGCTGCGCTGCGTGAGTCTGGGTCGCAAGAACTTCCTGTTCGCCGGCTCCGATAGCGGGGGTGAGCGGGCTGTGGCGATGTACGGCCTGATCGGCACGTGCAAGCTCAACGGGATCAACCCGCGCGCCTACCTCGAATACGTCCTGACCCATATCGCTGACCATCCCATCAACCGCATCGACGAACTGCTACCCTGGAACGTCGCCAAGAAACTGCCCCGGCAGCCGGATCCAGCACCATCGCCTGCATGA
- a CDS encoding 2Fe-2S iron-sulfur cluster-binding protein, whose translation MTYQIEITTRDGQPFGFACEDGQDLLTAAAEAGITLPSQCRRGSCGACHATVAEGDYDLREHSIDALPAGQPGAILMCRTTPRSDLRVVAPYDHAKVLLQPVPVRIARIAALDTIADQTMRVELQVEPDDANGSAVEFEAGQFAELEVPGSGVRRPFSLANTSNWEGRLEFLIRLRPDGWFSTYLRERAQPGDPLTVRAPMGGFGLFAESLRPRWFVAGGTGLAPILSMLRRMAEYQEMIDARLFFGVNRQSELFMLDALQQLQADMPQLKVDLCVWHPRDDWSGFRGTPVDALSVALAGTGVRPDIYVCGPPALVRGVQAAAVAAGVPDAQFASERFTA comes from the coding sequence ATGACCTATCAGATCGAGATCACGACGCGCGACGGGCAGCCGTTCGGCTTCGCGTGCGAGGACGGGCAGGATCTGCTCACGGCGGCCGCCGAGGCCGGCATCACGCTGCCGTCGCAATGCCGGCGCGGCAGTTGCGGCGCGTGTCATGCAACGGTCGCCGAAGGCGACTACGACTTGCGAGAGCACAGCATCGACGCGCTGCCGGCCGGCCAGCCGGGCGCGATCCTGATGTGCCGGACGACGCCGCGCAGCGACTTGCGCGTCGTCGCGCCGTACGACCACGCGAAGGTGCTGCTGCAGCCGGTGCCGGTGCGCATCGCGCGGATCGCGGCGCTCGACACGATCGCGGACCAGACGATGCGCGTCGAGCTGCAGGTCGAGCCCGACGATGCGAACGGCTCGGCCGTGGAGTTCGAGGCCGGCCAGTTCGCGGAGCTGGAGGTGCCGGGCAGCGGCGTGCGCCGGCCGTTTTCGCTCGCCAACACGAGCAACTGGGAGGGGCGCCTCGAATTCCTGATCCGCCTGCGGCCGGACGGTTGGTTCTCGACGTACCTGCGGGAGCGCGCGCAGCCCGGCGATCCGCTGACCGTGCGCGCGCCGATGGGCGGCTTCGGCCTGTTCGCGGAAAGCCTGCGGCCGCGCTGGTTCGTCGCGGGCGGCACGGGGCTCGCGCCGATCCTGTCGATGCTGCGGCGGATGGCCGAGTATCAGGAGATGATCGACGCAAGGCTGTTCTTCGGCGTGAACCGGCAAAGCGAACTGTTCATGCTCGACGCGTTGCAGCAGTTGCAGGCCGACATGCCGCAGTTGAAGGTGGATCTCTGCGTGTGGCATCCGCGCGATGACTGGTCGGGGTTTCGTGGCACGCCGGTGGATGCGTTGAGCGTGGCGCTGGCGGGCACGGGCGTGCGGCCGGATATCTACGTGTGCGGGCCGCCGGCGCTCGTGCGGGGCGTGCAGGCCGCTGCTGTTGCGGCAGGCGTGCCTGACGCGCAGTTCGCGAGCGAGCGCTTCACGGCGTGA
- the hcp gene encoding hydroxylamine reductase: MFCYQCEQTDRSGARPGCASAKGNCGKDATTADLQDLLVHAVKGVAQYGALARGMGEPDREADRFVLYAMFTTLTNVNFHAARFVTLLREAAQIRDRVKGVCEAVARDTGTVLPTLSGPATWQPAAELAGMLEQAANVGIEAGADKVGADIIGLRALVVYGLKGVCAYAHHARVLGYESDEVYAGIEAALDFLAHDPADVDALLAKALELGRLNLKVMELLDSANTGRFGAQQPTSVRVTPVAGKAILVSGHDLGDLHALLEQTAGTGVQVYTHGEMLPAHAYPTLKAFPHLAGNHGGAWQDQQSDFAHFPGPILMTSNCIIEPLPQYRQRIFTTGPVGWPGVRHLEHHDFSTLIQAARALPGFPATAPEETITVGFGRHAVLGVADKVIDAVKAGQIRHFFLIGGCDGAAPGRNYYTEFAEQAPGDTVVMTLGCNKYRFNRHAFGDIGGIPRLLDIGQCNDSYSAIRIATALADAFECGVNDLPLSLVISWFEQKAAAVLLTLLARGLRNIRLGPTLPAFLTPGVLGVLVEQFGIQPIGEAGTDLAASLSRQAA; encoded by the coding sequence GTGTTTTGCTACCAATGCGAACAGACTGACCGGAGCGGTGCGCGGCCCGGCTGTGCGTCGGCGAAGGGGAATTGCGGCAAGGACGCGACGACGGCCGACCTGCAGGACCTGCTGGTTCATGCGGTGAAGGGCGTCGCGCAGTACGGCGCGCTCGCGCGCGGCATGGGCGAGCCCGACCGCGAGGCTGACCGGTTCGTGCTGTACGCGATGTTCACGACGCTGACCAACGTGAACTTTCATGCGGCGCGCTTCGTGACGCTGCTGCGCGAGGCCGCGCAGATCCGCGATCGGGTGAAGGGCGTGTGCGAGGCGGTTGCGCGGGACACGGGCACGGTCTTGCCGACGCTGTCGGGGCCGGCAACGTGGCAGCCGGCGGCGGAGCTGGCCGGCATGCTGGAGCAGGCCGCGAACGTCGGCATCGAGGCAGGCGCCGACAAGGTCGGTGCGGACATCATCGGCCTGCGTGCGCTGGTGGTCTACGGCCTGAAAGGCGTGTGCGCGTATGCGCATCATGCGCGGGTGCTCGGCTACGAGAGCGACGAGGTGTATGCGGGCATCGAGGCGGCGCTTGATTTTCTCGCGCACGATCCGGCCGACGTCGACGCGCTGCTGGCGAAGGCGCTCGAACTGGGCCGGCTGAACCTGAAGGTGATGGAGCTGCTCGACAGCGCGAACACCGGCCGCTTCGGCGCGCAGCAACCCACGTCGGTGCGCGTGACGCCGGTGGCGGGCAAGGCGATCCTGGTGTCCGGCCACGATCTCGGCGACCTGCATGCGCTGCTCGAACAGACCGCGGGAACCGGCGTCCAGGTCTACACGCACGGCGAAATGCTGCCGGCCCATGCGTATCCGACGCTCAAGGCGTTCCCGCATCTCGCTGGCAACCATGGCGGCGCGTGGCAGGACCAGCAGAGCGACTTCGCGCATTTCCCCGGCCCGATCCTGATGACGTCCAACTGCATCATCGAGCCGTTGCCGCAATACCGGCAGCGCATTTTCACGACGGGGCCGGTGGGCTGGCCGGGCGTGCGCCATCTCGAGCATCACGATTTCTCGACGCTGATCCAGGCGGCGCGGGCGTTGCCCGGCTTCCCGGCGACGGCGCCGGAAGAGACCATCACGGTCGGCTTCGGCCGTCACGCGGTGCTCGGCGTCGCGGACAAGGTGATCGACGCGGTCAAGGCCGGCCAGATTCGCCACTTCTTCCTGATCGGCGGCTGCGACGGCGCCGCGCCGGGCCGCAACTACTACACGGAATTCGCGGAGCAGGCGCCCGGCGATACGGTCGTGATGACGCTCGGCTGCAACAAGTACCGCTTCAACCGGCATGCATTCGGCGACATCGGCGGCATTCCGCGCCTGCTCGACATCGGGCAGTGCAACGACAGCTACTCGGCGATCCGCATTGCGACCGCGCTTGCCGATGCGTTCGAGTGCGGCGTGAACGACCTGCCGCTGTCGCTGGTGATCTCGTGGTTCGAGCAGAAGGCGGCGGCGGTGCTGCTGACGCTGCTCGCGCGCGGCCTGCGCAACATCCGGCTCGGGCCGACGCTGCCGGCGTTCCTCACGCCGGGTGTGCTCGGCGTGCTGGTCGAGCAGTTCGGCATCCAGCCGATCGGGGAGGCCGGCACCGATCTCGCCGCGTCGCTGTCGCGCCAGGCTGCTTGA
- a CDS encoding DUF3079 domain-containing protein: protein MAKKFPLHPVHPERICWGCDNYCPTQSMRCGNGSSRTQHPAELLGDDWYQYGDWGIECQDAPSETG, encoded by the coding sequence ATGGCCAAGAAATTTCCGCTGCATCCGGTTCACCCGGAAAGAATTTGCTGGGGCTGCGACAACTACTGCCCGACCCAGTCGATGCGTTGCGGCAACGGCTCCAGCCGTACCCAGCATCCCGCCGAGCTGCTCGGCGACGACTGGTATCAGTACGGCGACTGGGGCATCGAATGTCAGGATGCACCTTCCGAGACCGGTTGA
- a CDS encoding c-type cytochrome, translating into MKSSTSSRIRTFVTAVTSITALLLLIPATASAAPQYGDAELLNKGACVARIADCVACHTAPNGRPLAGGLSMSTPFGAVHSTNITPDDATGIGRYTFEQFDRAMRKGVAADGHHLYPAMPYPSFAKLSDDDMRALFAYLKQGVAPVRQENKPLGIKWPFNQRWGLALWNALFVDDTPYRPNPARDATWNRGAYLTEGPGHCGACHTPRGLAFQEKAMSESGGNGPLYLSGATVESWRAVNLRALWPVEDFVTFLKTGRNRYAIASGSMTDVVHHSTQYISDADLTAMGVYLQSLPNLTADRRSAEAPMRGEPAGSAPDALYASKGGLGYAQFCIGCHQADGGGFASVFPPLSRNPAVLSKDPASLIHVVLTGWTSPRTGAHPRVYTMPAFNLLSNQELAEILTFVRSAWGGREDPILASDVAKMRRTLAIGNGDASSFPTPRFATLLDRPNAAQLIRGMRLNLDTKALLPNHVGASLNCASCHLNSGTVALASPYLGLSAQFPSYAPRAGKVLSLAERINGCFRRSMNGTPLPVDSDDMKAMVAYFDWMQNGAHPKDKLPGRGVGKIDTALQPDLTHGKAVYAAQCASCHGADGAGTRRADGTPIYPPLWGNQSFNIGAGMARPYTAAAFVKHNMSIGSHNRFPLGQGGLSDQDAVDVAAWFTTRPRPDFPDKLHDWPKGGKPKDARY; encoded by the coding sequence ATGAAATCATCGACAAGCAGCCGGATTCGGACCTTCGTCACAGCGGTCACCTCGATCACCGCGCTGTTGCTCCTCATCCCGGCCACGGCGTCGGCCGCCCCGCAGTACGGCGACGCCGAGCTGCTGAACAAAGGCGCGTGCGTCGCGCGCATCGCCGACTGCGTCGCGTGCCATACCGCGCCGAACGGCCGGCCTCTCGCGGGCGGCCTGTCGATGAGCACGCCGTTCGGCGCCGTCCATTCGACCAACATCACGCCCGACGACGCGACCGGCATCGGCCGCTATACGTTCGAGCAATTCGACCGGGCGATGCGCAAGGGCGTCGCGGCCGACGGCCATCACCTGTATCCGGCGATGCCCTACCCGTCCTTCGCGAAGCTCAGCGACGACGACATGCGCGCCCTCTTTGCATACCTGAAACAGGGCGTCGCGCCGGTCAGGCAGGAGAACAAGCCGCTCGGCATCAAATGGCCGTTCAACCAGCGCTGGGGGCTGGCGCTGTGGAATGCGCTGTTCGTCGACGACACGCCCTACCGGCCCAACCCGGCCAGAGACGCGACCTGGAACCGCGGCGCCTACCTGACCGAGGGCCCGGGGCATTGCGGCGCGTGTCATACGCCGCGCGGCCTCGCGTTCCAGGAAAAGGCCATGTCCGAGTCGGGCGGCAACGGGCCGCTCTATCTGTCCGGCGCGACGGTCGAGTCGTGGCGGGCCGTCAATCTGCGCGCGCTGTGGCCCGTCGAGGATTTCGTCACGTTCCTCAAGACCGGCAGGAATCGCTATGCGATCGCCAGCGGCAGCATGACGGACGTCGTTCACCACAGTACGCAGTACATCAGCGACGCGGACCTCACCGCCATGGGCGTCTATCTGCAATCGCTGCCGAACCTGACGGCCGACCGGCGGAGCGCCGAAGCGCCGATGCGCGGCGAACCGGCGGGCAGCGCGCCCGACGCGTTGTATGCGTCGAAAGGCGGTCTCGGCTATGCGCAGTTCTGCATCGGCTGCCATCAGGCCGACGGCGGCGGGTTCGCGTCGGTGTTTCCGCCGTTGTCCCGCAATCCCGCCGTGCTGTCGAAGGACCCGGCCTCGCTGATTCACGTCGTCCTCACCGGGTGGACGTCGCCGCGCACCGGCGCCCATCCGCGCGTCTATACGATGCCGGCGTTCAACCTGCTCTCCAACCAGGAACTGGCCGAGATCCTGACGTTCGTCCGTTCCGCGTGGGGCGGCCGCGAGGACCCGATCCTGGCGTCGGACGTCGCCAAAATGCGCCGGACGCTGGCCATCGGCAACGGCGATGCGTCGTCGTTCCCCACCCCGCGCTTCGCGACGCTGCTCGACCGGCCGAACGCCGCGCAACTGATCAGGGGGATGCGCCTGAATCTCGACACGAAAGCGCTGCTGCCGAACCACGTCGGCGCATCGCTCAACTGCGCGAGCTGCCACCTGAACAGCGGCACCGTCGCGCTCGCGTCGCCATACCTCGGCCTGTCCGCCCAGTTCCCGAGCTATGCGCCGCGAGCCGGCAAGGTGCTGTCGCTGGCGGAGCGCATCAACGGCTGTTTCCGGCGCTCGATGAACGGCACGCCGCTGCCGGTCGATTCGGACGACATGAAGGCGATGGTCGCGTACTTCGACTGGATGCAGAACGGCGCGCACCCGAAGGACAAGCTTCCGGGGCGCGGAGTCGGCAAGATCGACACCGCGCTGCAGCCTGACCTGACGCACGGCAAGGCGGTGTACGCCGCACAATGCGCGTCGTGCCACGGCGCGGACGGCGCCGGCACGCGGCGCGCCGACGGCACGCCGATCTATCCGCCGCTGTGGGGCAACCAGTCGTTCAACATCGGGGCCGGCATGGCGCGCCCTTACACCGCCGCGGCGTTCGTGAAGCACAACATGTCGATCGGCTCGCACAATCGCTTCCCGCTCGGGCAAGGCGGGTTGAGCGACCAGGATGCGGTCGACGTTGCCGCGTGGTTCACGACGCGGCCGCGCCCGGACTTCCCGGACAAGCTCCACGACTGGCCGAAGGGCGGCAAGCCCAAGGACGCGCGGTATTGA
- a CDS encoding aspartyl/asparaginyl beta-hydroxylase domain-containing protein: protein MSVAYDYAAGLLRTLYDRHLDGGAVLDTAAFPDAERFVRAWPAIRAEALAVARDMARIPRFHEIMREQYDISANDARDWRMFIMQAYGQPFPRNLSRCPTVASIVAASPDVLSASLSFLAPGKHIPPHRGPFRGILRGYLVLSMPKRADGTPAAVLKVDGHEYRLDEGRFLLWDDTFMHEVWNDSDAVRIVLLLDIRRRGMPRRLTWLSNAVIGVVRIGIRLRGRSIPV, encoded by the coding sequence ATGTCCGTCGCTTACGACTATGCAGCCGGCCTGCTGCGCACGCTGTACGACCGCCATCTCGACGGCGGCGCGGTGCTCGATACGGCCGCGTTTCCCGATGCCGAGCGATTCGTCCGTGCGTGGCCCGCCATCCGTGCGGAAGCGCTTGCGGTCGCGCGCGACATGGCGCGCATCCCGCGCTTCCACGAGATCATGCGCGAGCAGTACGACATCTCGGCCAACGACGCACGCGACTGGCGGATGTTCATCATGCAGGCGTACGGCCAGCCGTTCCCGCGCAACCTGTCGCGCTGCCCGACCGTCGCGTCGATCGTCGCGGCTTCGCCGGACGTGCTGTCGGCATCGCTGTCGTTCCTCGCCCCCGGCAAGCACATTCCACCGCATCGCGGGCCGTTTCGCGGCATCCTGCGTGGCTACCTCGTGCTGTCGATGCCGAAGCGCGCGGACGGCACGCCGGCCGCCGTGCTGAAGGTGGACGGCCACGAATACCGGCTCGACGAAGGCCGCTTCCTGCTGTGGGACGACACGTTCATGCACGAGGTGTGGAACGACAGCGACGCCGTGCGGATCGTGCTGCTGCTCGATATCCGCCGGCGCGGGATGCCGCGCCGGCTCACGTGGCTGTCGAACGCGGTGATCGGTGTCGTGCGGATCGGAATCCGGTTGAGGGGCAGGTCGATTCCGGTGTAG
- a CDS encoding LysR substrate-binding domain-containing protein produces the protein MTEPSKNPQSGHAPHAYPLADLTRSLPPLTAYQAFVAAAQLGSISKAADHLCRTQGAVSRQVQQLEAHYRCALFVRHASGLTLTAEGDALLTVAVDVLMQLARHADVHARSAPILTLRLPSTFAIRWLLPRLPAINQALARTELRIHTSADDTPDFTGADVDAIVVRGAGNWAGMVSVPLFEESLTPMCASGLAASLKSVADLAHAHLLHPGRGRDEWRCWLDALGATQIDPAAGLVFDTLELTLTAAEQGHGVAIGDPRMARDRLEAGTLVAPFSDVVPNGLGYFLVYPSQRATQPKIRALEAVLTRLAQEDRSKPA, from the coding sequence ATGACCGAACCATCGAAAAATCCGCAATCCGGGCATGCGCCGCATGCATACCCGCTGGCCGATCTCACGCGTTCGCTGCCTCCGTTGACGGCGTACCAGGCGTTCGTCGCGGCCGCGCAACTCGGCAGCATCAGCAAGGCCGCCGACCATTTGTGCCGGACCCAGGGCGCGGTGAGCCGTCAGGTGCAGCAACTGGAAGCGCATTACCGGTGCGCGCTGTTCGTGCGTCACGCGTCGGGGCTGACGCTCACCGCGGAAGGCGACGCATTGCTGACGGTGGCCGTCGACGTCCTCATGCAGCTGGCCCGTCACGCGGACGTTCATGCCCGATCCGCGCCGATTCTCACGCTGCGGCTGCCGTCCACCTTCGCGATCCGCTGGCTGCTGCCACGGCTCCCGGCGATCAATCAGGCGCTTGCACGCACCGAGCTGCGCATCCATACGTCGGCGGACGACACGCCGGATTTCACCGGGGCCGACGTCGATGCAATCGTCGTGCGCGGCGCCGGGAACTGGGCTGGGATGGTGTCGGTTCCGTTGTTCGAGGAGTCTCTTACGCCGATGTGCGCAAGCGGATTGGCCGCGTCGCTGAAGTCGGTCGCCGACCTCGCGCACGCGCATCTGCTTCATCCCGGACGCGGCCGGGACGAATGGCGATGCTGGCTCGATGCGCTCGGCGCGACGCAGATCGACCCGGCGGCCGGGCTCGTATTCGATACCCTCGAACTGACGCTCACGGCGGCGGAGCAGGGGCATGGCGTGGCCATCGGCGATCCGCGGATGGCGAGGGATCGGCTCGAAGCCGGAACGCTGGTGGCGCCGTTCAGCGATGTCGTGCCGAACGGTCTCGGTTACTTTCTCGTCTATCCGTCGCAGCGCGCGACGCAGCCGAAGATTCGCGCCCTCGAGGCGGTCCTGACGCGTCTCGCGCAGGAAGATCGGTCGAAGCCGGCGTAG